In Streptomyces chartreusis NRRL 3882, the following are encoded in one genomic region:
- a CDS encoding SDR family oxidoreductase, whose amino-acid sequence MSRVSLEGKVAVVTGAARGVGELLARKLSARGVRVALVGLEPDALKEVSGRLHSDSDHWHADVTDHEVMARVAQEVRERFGRVDIVVANAGVATGGPFVDSDPESWRRVIEVNLVGSAVTARAFLPLLLESRGYLLQIASLAAITPAPMMTAYCASKSGVEAYAHSLRAEVGHRGVKVGVGYLSWTDTDMVRGADQDDVMRELRQRLPWPSNKTYPLGPAVDRLVAGIERRAGHVYGQWWLRGMQGVRGYLPGVIGTVGQREMRRFADRLTGMRTGLVGAGGAADEQQRATLRK is encoded by the coding sequence ACCGGGGCGGCGCGCGGCGTCGGGGAGCTGCTGGCCCGCAAGCTCTCCGCACGCGGGGTGAGGGTGGCGCTGGTCGGGCTCGAACCGGACGCGCTCAAGGAGGTCTCCGGGCGGCTGCACAGCGACAGCGACCACTGGCACGCCGACGTCACCGACCACGAGGTGATGGCCCGGGTCGCGCAGGAGGTCAGGGAGCGCTTCGGCCGGGTCGACATCGTCGTCGCCAACGCCGGTGTGGCCACGGGTGGTCCGTTCGTCGACTCCGACCCGGAGTCCTGGCGGCGGGTGATCGAGGTCAACCTGGTCGGCTCGGCGGTGACCGCCCGCGCCTTCCTGCCGCTGCTGCTGGAGAGCCGGGGCTATCTGCTCCAGATCGCGTCCCTCGCGGCGATCACCCCGGCGCCGATGATGACCGCGTACTGTGCGTCCAAGTCCGGCGTGGAGGCGTACGCGCACAGCCTGCGCGCCGAGGTCGGGCACCGGGGCGTGAAGGTCGGCGTCGGGTATCTGTCGTGGACCGACACCGACATGGTGCGCGGGGCCGACCAGGACGACGTCATGCGGGAGTTGAGGCAGCGGCTGCCCTGGCCGTCCAACAAGACGTATCCGCTGGGCCCGGCGGTGGACCGGCTCGTGGCCGGGATCGAGCGGCGTGCCGGTCATGTCTACGGGCAGTGGTGGCTGCGCGGGATGCAGGGCGTGCGCGGATATCTGCCCGGGGTCATCGGGACGGTGGGCCAGCGCGAGATGCGGCGGTTCGCGGACCGGCTGACCGGCATGCGCACGGGCCTCGTCGGGGCGGGCGGAGCAGCCGATGAACAACAGAGGGCTACGCTCCGTAAGTGA